From Solidesulfovibrio carbinoliphilus subsp. oakridgensis, the proteins below share one genomic window:
- the mdoH gene encoding glucans biosynthesis glucosyltransferase MdoH, protein MNRDIHDGNGADRKRSLLDAAGLRLTAYLRRLPLSEPKRLETALGCLQAVPETVDDAQEAARTAVTDLLAGLETPRPAKNLDILPPLVRTPMAPETMGTRGWRRAVGRVTGTPDVEQGHPPRRSALSDEFLHPSWSRIAGRRRVLLALLVTAPTAFAVLRMASVLPHEGDTILEKILLAVFAALFAWISIGFWTAMAGFATLLRRFDRFAVTRPDPADTIARMGVRTAIVFPVYGEDMDRVTAGMEAVYRSLEREASIGQYDFFILSDTRDPEAWAGEEAAWAALRDRVGGRGRIFYRRRRMNTKMKSGNIADFCRRFGAAYVYMLVMDADSIMAGGTIARMVAVMEARRHVGILQSATVLVGHDTLLARTQKFASHLYGPMFAAGLHYWLLGDAQFWGHNALIRIKPFMRHCALPRLPGRPPLGGEISSHDFVESALMRRAGWGVWLAYDLPGTYEEVPPNLLAELARDRRWCKGNMQHLRLLFSRGFIPVHRALFVNGIMAYGSALLWFLFLAISTAEAVIETLTPPTYFPPTRTLFPQWPMWEPWWALSLLATTGVLLFLPKLFAALLTLVKSRSRLFGGFFRLLASIVLEVAVSSLLAPVRMLFHSKFVFITLLGLETRWDSQARDATTTPWSEALRFHLGGTLLAALWGGALFIINRNFFWWICPVLGPLLLSMPLSVATSAPGAGRWLKKIGLFRIPEETKPPRELDETAAFHERNSQAGRPLDIPRENGVALAVVDPTACSRRLGLIRRPGADAPKDAAARQSLVDKALTLGPKGLTRQEKLALLTDPATLAATHRGVWLLDEDALRQRWFARLR, encoded by the coding sequence ATGAACCGGGACATCCACGACGGAAACGGAGCGGACCGCAAACGGTCCCTGCTGGACGCAGCCGGCTTGCGGTTGACGGCCTATCTGCGCCGGCTGCCCCTGTCCGAGCCCAAGCGGCTGGAGACGGCCCTCGGCTGTCTCCAGGCTGTCCCGGAGACGGTCGACGATGCCCAAGAGGCGGCCCGGACCGCCGTGACCGATCTCCTGGCCGGTCTTGAAACACCGCGCCCGGCCAAGAATCTCGACATCCTCCCGCCGCTTGTCCGCACGCCCATGGCTCCAGAAACCATGGGGACCCGGGGCTGGCGACGGGCCGTCGGCCGGGTCACGGGAACGCCGGACGTGGAACAGGGGCACCCGCCCAGGCGCTCCGCCCTGTCGGACGAATTCCTCCACCCGTCCTGGAGCCGGATCGCCGGCCGCCGACGCGTGCTGCTGGCGCTCCTGGTCACCGCGCCCACGGCCTTTGCGGTCTTGCGCATGGCCTCGGTCCTGCCCCACGAGGGCGACACGATCCTGGAAAAAATTCTCCTGGCCGTCTTTGCCGCCCTTTTCGCCTGGATTTCCATCGGCTTCTGGACGGCCATGGCCGGATTCGCGACCCTCCTTCGCCGCTTCGACCGCTTCGCCGTCACCCGCCCCGATCCGGCCGACACCATCGCCCGGATGGGCGTGCGCACAGCCATCGTATTTCCGGTGTACGGCGAGGACATGGACCGGGTCACGGCCGGCATGGAAGCCGTGTACCGGTCCCTGGAGCGGGAAGCGTCCATCGGGCAGTACGATTTTTTCATCCTGAGCGACACCCGCGACCCCGAGGCCTGGGCCGGGGAAGAGGCCGCCTGGGCCGCGCTGCGGGACCGGGTCGGCGGCCGTGGCCGGATCTTCTACCGCCGCCGCCGGATGAACACCAAGATGAAAAGCGGCAACATCGCGGACTTCTGCCGCCGCTTTGGCGCAGCCTACGTCTATATGCTGGTCATGGACGCGGACAGCATCATGGCCGGGGGGACCATCGCCCGCATGGTGGCGGTCATGGAGGCCAGGCGCCATGTGGGCATCCTCCAGTCCGCCACCGTGCTGGTCGGCCACGACACGCTGCTTGCGCGCACGCAGAAATTCGCCAGCCACCTCTACGGACCCATGTTCGCCGCCGGGCTCCATTACTGGCTGCTTGGCGACGCCCAGTTCTGGGGGCACAACGCGCTCATTCGCATCAAACCCTTCATGCGCCACTGCGCCCTGCCGCGGCTTCCCGGCCGGCCGCCCCTTGGCGGCGAGATCTCGAGCCACGACTTCGTGGAAAGCGCGCTCATGCGCCGGGCCGGCTGGGGCGTGTGGCTGGCCTACGACCTGCCCGGCACCTACGAGGAAGTGCCGCCGAATCTGCTCGCCGAACTGGCCCGGGACCGGCGGTGGTGCAAAGGCAACATGCAGCACCTGCGCCTCCTTTTCAGCCGGGGGTTCATTCCGGTCCACCGGGCACTTTTCGTCAACGGCATCATGGCCTACGGCTCGGCCCTCCTCTGGTTTCTGTTCCTGGCCATCTCCACGGCCGAGGCCGTGATCGAGACCCTGACCCCGCCGACGTATTTCCCCCCCACGCGCACACTTTTCCCCCAGTGGCCCATGTGGGAGCCGTGGTGGGCCCTAAGCCTGCTCGCCACCACCGGCGTCCTCCTTTTTCTGCCCAAGCTCTTCGCCGCCCTCCTCACCCTGGTCAAAAGCAGGAGCCGTCTTTTCGGCGGCTTTTTCCGGCTTCTGGCCAGTATTGTCCTGGAGGTGGCGGTCTCGTCGCTTCTGGCCCCGGTGCGAATGCTTTTCCACAGCAAGTTCGTCTTCATCACGCTCCTTGGGCTCGAGACCCGGTGGGACAGCCAGGCCCGGGACGCCACCACCACGCCCTGGTCCGAGGCGCTCCGGTTCCACCTCGGCGGCACGCTCCTTGCCGCCCTCTGGGGCGGGGCACTTTTCATCATCAACCGGAACTTTTTCTGGTGGATCTGTCCGGTCCTTGGACCGCTGCTCCTGTCCATGCCCCTGTCCGTGGCCACGAGCGCACCCGGGGCCGGCCGGTGGCTCAAAAAAATCGGCCTCTTCCGGATTCCCGAGGAAACGAAACCGCCCCGGGAACTGGATGAAACCGCCGCGTTCCACGAACGCAACAGCCAGGCGGGGCGGCCCCTCGACATCCCCCGGGAAAACGGCGTGGCCCTGGCCGTGGTCGATCCCACGGCCTGCTCCCGCCGCCTGGGCCTCATCCGCCGTCCGGGCGCGGACGCCCCCAAGGACGCGGCCGCGCGCCAGTCCCTGGTGGACAAGGCGCTGACACTTGGCCCCAAGGGGCTTACCCGTCAGGAAAAACTGGCGCTGCTGACCGATCCGGCCACCCTGGCCGCAACCCACCGGGGGGTCTGGCTCCTGGACGAGGACGCCCTGCGGCAACGGTGGTTTGCCAGACTGCGTTGA
- a CDS encoding glucan biosynthesis protein: MTNTYRFLPFFRSLPRTARIRKLAAVLLVFVLAGPAAPARADGKAFSFQDVEQAAKNLAAAPFVPPPAVAEPLQKLDYDTWRKIRFKTDQAYWRKAKLPFELQFFHPGFLYDRTVKLNVIDGGKVAPLVVTKDMFDYSQVKDLEGQLPPEIGAAGFRVHTAINTSSYLDEFAVFLGASYFRAVAKGQVYGLSARGLAVNTAQQPGEEFPWFREFWIEKPAKGQKTLTVYALLDSQSLAGAYAFTLVPGGETVMDVTSRLYLRTPVTTLGIAPLTSMFLYGENSLPNARMDWRPEIHDSDGLLVRFQTGEWLWRPAQNPATSLLTNSFAADNVRGFGLLNRDTDFANYQDTEARYEKRPSLWIEPRGDWGPGRVDLLLIPSDQEIHDNVVAFFSPNEQAKPGTPMAFDYRMRWLTAPADLPPGVMTVATRSSQPDKNSRLFVVDFMGEKLKALKKDDDAEAVVSVGEGATLLEQQCFKNPVTGGYRLTFKIGLDGGSTLQDILPEKRGPIELRAFLKFADKSVSETWTYSVVPGKS; the protein is encoded by the coding sequence ATGACCAACACATACCGTTTCCTCCCCTTCTTCCGGTCCCTTCCCCGGACCGCGCGCATCCGGAAACTCGCGGCTGTCCTCCTCGTCTTTGTCCTCGCCGGTCCGGCCGCGCCGGCCCGGGCTGACGGGAAGGCCTTTTCCTTTCAAGACGTGGAACAGGCGGCCAAGAATCTGGCGGCCGCCCCGTTCGTGCCGCCGCCCGCCGTTGCGGAACCGCTGCAAAAGCTCGACTACGACACGTGGCGCAAAATCCGCTTCAAGACGGACCAGGCCTATTGGCGAAAGGCCAAGCTGCCTTTTGAACTGCAATTTTTCCATCCCGGCTTCTTGTATGACCGGACCGTCAAGCTGAACGTCATCGACGGCGGCAAGGTTGCTCCCCTGGTCGTGACCAAGGACATGTTCGACTACAGCCAGGTCAAGGATCTCGAGGGCCAACTGCCGCCGGAAATCGGGGCGGCCGGCTTCCGGGTCCACACCGCCATCAACACGTCCAGCTATCTGGACGAATTCGCCGTGTTCCTCGGGGCCTCCTACTTCCGGGCCGTGGCCAAGGGGCAGGTCTACGGCCTTTCGGCCCGGGGCCTGGCCGTCAACACCGCCCAGCAGCCGGGTGAGGAATTCCCCTGGTTTCGCGAGTTCTGGATCGAAAAACCGGCCAAGGGCCAGAAGACGCTGACCGTCTATGCCCTGCTCGACAGCCAGAGCCTGGCCGGAGCCTATGCCTTCACCCTCGTTCCGGGCGGCGAGACTGTCATGGATGTGACCTCCCGGCTCTATTTGCGGACCCCGGTCACCACGCTTGGCATCGCCCCCCTGACCAGCATGTTCCTCTATGGCGAGAATTCGCTGCCGAACGCGCGCATGGACTGGCGGCCCGAGATCCATGATTCCGACGGCCTGCTCGTCCGTTTCCAGACCGGGGAATGGCTGTGGCGGCCGGCCCAGAACCCGGCCACGAGCCTACTCACCAACAGCTTCGCGGCGGACAATGTCCGGGGGTTCGGACTCCTGAATCGCGACACGGACTTTGCCAACTACCAGGATACCGAGGCCCGCTACGAGAAGCGGCCGAGCCTGTGGATCGAGCCGCGCGGCGACTGGGGGCCAGGCCGGGTGGACCTGCTCCTTATCCCCTCGGACCAGGAAATCCACGACAACGTGGTGGCTTTTTTCAGCCCAAACGAGCAGGCCAAGCCCGGCACGCCCATGGCGTTTGATTACCGGATGCGCTGGCTGACGGCTCCGGCCGACCTGCCGCCCGGGGTCATGACCGTGGCCACCCGCAGCTCCCAGCCCGACAAGAACAGCCGTCTTTTCGTGGTGGATTTCATGGGTGAAAAGCTCAAGGCCTTGAAAAAGGACGACGATGCGGAAGCGGTGGTCAGCGTGGGCGAAGGGGCCACGCTGCTCGAACAGCAGTGCTTCAAGAACCCGGTCACCGGCGGCTACCGCCTGACGTTTAAAATCGGCCTGGACGGCGGCTCGACCCTGCAGGACATCCTGCCGGAAAAACGCGGCCCCATCGAGCTTCGGGCCTTTCTGAAATTCGCGGACAAAAGCGTGAGCGAGACCTGGACCTACTCCGTGGTGCCGGGCAAGTCATGA